In Streptomyces sp. NBC_01439, the following are encoded in one genomic region:
- the rarD gene encoding EamA family transporter RarD, whose product MKAENEQRTGLLYGFGAYGLWGLVPLFWPLLMPSGAIEILAHRMVWSLAAVGLALLALRRWGWIRELLRQPRKLGLTALAATVISVNWGLYIWAVNSGNVVEASLGYFINPLVSIAIGVLVLGERLRRAQWVAVGLSFAAVLVLAVGYGRPPWISLILAFSFATYGLIKKKLNMGGLESLTAETAVLFLPALGYVLWLGAQGQSTFTSHGVGHSLLLASTGLVTAVPLVFFGMAAVRVPLSTLGLLQYLAPLFQFGLGVLYFHEAMPPERWAGFSLVWAALAILTWDALRTARQSRVRLAAAATVLATPAREPA is encoded by the coding sequence GTGAAGGCAGAGAACGAGCAGCGCACGGGTTTGCTCTACGGATTCGGCGCATACGGATTGTGGGGGCTCGTTCCCCTCTTCTGGCCGCTCCTCATGCCCTCCGGGGCGATCGAGATCCTCGCCCACCGCATGGTGTGGTCCCTGGCCGCGGTCGGTCTGGCGCTGCTCGCGCTGCGCCGCTGGGGCTGGATACGGGAGCTGCTCCGCCAGCCCCGCAAGCTCGGCCTGACCGCGCTGGCCGCCACGGTGATCAGCGTGAACTGGGGCCTCTACATCTGGGCCGTCAACAGCGGGAACGTCGTCGAGGCCAGCCTCGGCTACTTCATCAATCCCCTGGTCAGCATCGCCATCGGCGTGCTGGTGCTCGGTGAACGGCTGCGCCGGGCGCAGTGGGTGGCGGTCGGCCTCAGCTTCGCCGCCGTGCTGGTGCTCGCCGTCGGCTACGGACGGCCGCCGTGGATCTCGCTGATCCTCGCCTTCTCCTTCGCCACCTACGGGCTGATCAAGAAGAAGCTCAACATGGGCGGCCTGGAGTCGCTGACCGCCGAGACGGCCGTGCTGTTCCTGCCCGCCCTCGGATACGTCCTGTGGCTCGGTGCGCAGGGCCAGTCCACCTTCACCTCGCACGGTGTCGGCCACTCGCTCCTGCTGGCCTCGACCGGGCTGGTCACCGCGGTCCCGCTGGTGTTCTTCGGAATGGCGGCGGTCCGGGTCCCGCTCTCCACCCTCGGGCTGCTCCAGTACCTGGCCCCGCTCTTCCAGTTCGGGCTCGGCGTCCTGTACTTCCACGAGGCCATGCCGCCCGAGCGCTGGGCGGGCTTCTCCCTGGTGTGGGCCGCGCTCGCGATTCTCACCTGGGACGCTCTGCGTACGGCGCGGCAGTCCCGGGTCAGGCTGGCCGCGGCGGCGACCGTCCTGGCGACGCCGGCCCGCGAGCCCGCGTAG
- a CDS encoding M28 family metallopeptidase: MSLSVSRRLAAVTAFAVAGLFASAAPAALAAPSAVAAAPTPPDIPLANVKAHLSQLSTIAANNGGNRAHGRAGYKASIDYVKGKLDAAGFTTTLQTFTSSGATGYNLIADWPGGDPNSVLMAGSHLDSVTSGAGINDNGSGSAAVLETALAVSRAGLQPTKHLRFGWWGAEELGLIGSKYYVNNLPAAEKAKISGYLNFDMIGSPNPGYFVYDDDPTIEQTFKNYYAGLGIPTEIETEGDGRSDHAPFKSAGIPVGGLFSGADYTKTAAQAQKWGGTSGQAFDRCYHSSCDSLTNINDTALDRNSDAVAYAIWTLGAATPVPPGPSFENTADVNIPDSPAAAVSSPITVSGVTGNAPATTKVDVNIVHTYRGDLVVDLIAPDGTVYNLHNRTGGSADNLVQTYTVNASSEVANGVWNLRVKDTAAQDVGYINSWKITF, translated from the coding sequence ATGAGCCTGTCCGTCTCCCGGCGCCTTGCTGCCGTGACCGCGTTCGCGGTCGCCGGCCTGTTCGCCTCCGCCGCCCCCGCCGCACTCGCCGCACCCTCGGCGGTCGCCGCGGCGCCGACACCGCCCGACATACCGCTGGCCAACGTCAAGGCCCACCTGTCACAGCTCTCGACCATCGCCGCCAACAACGGTGGCAACCGTGCCCACGGCAGGGCCGGGTACAAGGCCTCCATCGACTACGTGAAGGGCAAGCTCGACGCGGCCGGCTTCACGACCACCCTGCAGACCTTCACCTCCAGCGGCGCCACCGGCTACAACTTGATCGCCGACTGGCCGGGCGGCGACCCGAACTCGGTCCTGATGGCCGGGTCGCACCTGGACTCGGTGACCTCGGGCGCCGGCATCAACGACAACGGCTCCGGCAGCGCTGCCGTCCTGGAAACGGCCCTCGCCGTCTCCCGGGCCGGTCTGCAGCCCACCAAGCACCTGCGTTTCGGCTGGTGGGGCGCGGAGGAGCTGGGCCTGATCGGCTCGAAGTACTACGTCAACAACCTGCCGGCGGCCGAGAAGGCAAAGATCTCCGGCTATCTGAACTTCGACATGATCGGCTCGCCGAACCCGGGCTACTTCGTCTACGACGACGACCCGACGATCGAGCAGACCTTCAAGAACTACTACGCCGGCCTCGGCATCCCGACCGAGATCGAGACCGAGGGCGACGGCCGCTCCGACCACGCCCCCTTCAAGAGCGCGGGCATCCCCGTCGGTGGCCTGTTCTCCGGCGCCGACTACACCAAGACGGCGGCGCAGGCCCAGAAGTGGGGCGGCACCTCCGGTCAGGCCTTCGACCGCTGCTACCACTCCTCCTGCGACAGTCTGACGAACATCAACGACACCGCCCTGGACCGCAATTCCGACGCCGTCGCCTACGCGATCTGGACGCTCGGGGCGGCCACTCCGGTCCCGCCGGGCCCGTCCTTCGAGAACACCGCGGACGTGAACATCCCGGATTCCCCCGCGGCAGCGGTGTCCTCGCCGATCACGGTCTCCGGCGTCACGGGCAACGCGCCCGCGACCACCAAGGTCGACGTGAACATCGTCCACACCTACCGCGGTGACCTCGTGGTCGACCTGATCGCCCCCGACGGCACCGTCTACAACCTGCACAACCGCACGGGCGGCAGCGCCGACAACCTCGTCCAGACGTACACCGTCAACGCCTCCAGCGAGGTCGCCAACGGTGTCTGGAACCTCCGGGTCAAGGACACGGCGGCGCAGGACGTCGGCTACATCAACAGCTGGAAGATCACCTTCTAG
- a CDS encoding ribbon-helix-helix domain-containing protein yields MSRHVTIRLDEEFHERLKARAAALGTTVTALITEVTERELDEDRKNFLSGIEEFADHWGYFQQRFGN; encoded by the coding sequence ATGTCGAGACACGTCACCATCCGCCTGGACGAAGAGTTCCACGAGCGCCTGAAGGCACGTGCGGCGGCCCTGGGGACGACGGTCACCGCGCTGATCACCGAGGTCACGGAACGCGAACTCGACGAGGACCGGAAGAACTTCCTCTCCGGCATAGAGGAGTTCGCCGACCATTGGGGTTACTTCCAGCAACGGTTCGGCAATTGA
- a CDS encoding LolA family protein, giving the protein MAPNTKTSRKAARYAVPVAVAGVAAATVAMVPAFANAGGPDLPKVTAQQLIEKVAASDVQQLSGTARITTDLGLPKIASGLLGGGGIAGGSANPEDKVAQLANGSHTLRVAADGPDRQRLTFLDGKDEYSLIHNGDDVWGYDSKSNEVFHEKNAEAGQGKGKDGGKEHKTADRLAASPQKLAEEILKSAGPTTDVSVGDTAQVAGRDAYQLVLKPKQSGSTVGSVQIAVDAKNGVPLRVQLLSAQGGKPIVDAGFTKVDFAKPAADTFSFAAPKGAKVTEGVDGAGKGGADEHRKALESIPGLGDLAGGAGGKGDVKVLGEGWSTIARIDSGVNRSLKDLENDKNAPKEAKQFLDSLGEKATGKFGEGRVLSTRLVNALITDDGKVYVGAVTKDALVKAADANK; this is encoded by the coding sequence ATGGCACCGAACACCAAGACTTCCCGCAAGGCCGCCCGGTACGCCGTACCGGTAGCGGTGGCGGGCGTGGCCGCGGCGACCGTTGCGATGGTCCCGGCCTTCGCCAACGCCGGCGGGCCCGACCTGCCGAAGGTGACGGCGCAGCAGCTCATCGAGAAGGTCGCGGCCTCGGACGTGCAGCAGCTGTCCGGCACCGCCCGGATCACCACCGACCTGGGGCTGCCGAAGATCGCGAGCGGGCTGCTCGGCGGCGGCGGCATCGCGGGCGGCTCCGCCAACCCGGAGGACAAGGTCGCCCAGCTGGCGAACGGCAGCCACACCCTGCGCGTCGCGGCCGACGGCCCGGACCGCCAGCGGCTGACCTTCCTCGACGGCAAGGACGAGTACAGCCTCATCCACAACGGTGACGACGTGTGGGGCTACGACTCCAAGTCGAACGAGGTCTTCCACGAGAAGAACGCCGAGGCCGGCCAGGGCAAGGGCAAGGACGGCGGCAAGGAGCACAAGACCGCCGATCGGCTGGCCGCCTCGCCGCAGAAGCTGGCCGAGGAGATCCTGAAGTCCGCCGGCCCCACCACGGACGTCAGCGTGGGCGACACCGCGCAGGTGGCCGGCCGGGACGCCTACCAGCTGGTGCTGAAGCCCAAGCAGAGCGGCTCCACGGTCGGCTCGGTCCAGATCGCGGTGGACGCCAAGAACGGCGTGCCGCTGCGCGTGCAGCTGCTGTCCGCCCAGGGCGGCAAGCCGATCGTGGACGCCGGCTTCACCAAGGTCGACTTCGCCAAGCCGGCCGCGGACACCTTCTCCTTCGCCGCCCCCAAGGGCGCCAAGGTGACCGAGGGCGTGGACGGGGCGGGCAAGGGCGGCGCGGACGAGCACCGCAAGGCGCTGGAGTCCATCCCCGGCCTCGGTGATCTGGCCGGCGGCGCGGGCGGCAAGGGCGACGTGAAGGTGCTCGGCGAGGGTTGGTCGACCATCGCCCGGATCGACTCGGGCGTGAACCGGAGCCTGAAGGACCTGGAGAACGACAAGAACGCCCCGAAGGAGGCCAAGCAGTTCCTCGACTCCCTCGGGGAGAAGGCCACCGGGAAGTTCGGTGAGGGCCGTGTCCTGTCGACCCGCCTGGTCAACGCCCTGATCACGGACGACGGCAAGGTCTACGTCGGCGCCGTCACCAAGGACGCGCTGGTCAAGGCGGCCGACGCCAACAAGTAG
- a CDS encoding polyprenyl synthetase family protein — MTVVGPFGLSVRDQALETDVQAGLAAVEAGLLEATKSEVPFITEAAQHLVRAGGKRFRPLLVMLASRFGDPYAPGIVPSAVVVELTHLATLYHDDVMDEADVRRGVESANARWGNSVAVLTGDFLFARASHILADLGPEAVRIQAEAFERLVTGQILETAGPRDGRDPVAHYLDVIAGKTGSLIAVSGRFGALMSGADESVVDILTQYGERLGTAFQLADDVLDIASDAHESGKTPGTDLREGIPTLPVLRLREMAAQGGDPADLELVRLLDGDLTDDARHAEVLTRLRAHPALERARRDTIQYAEDARAMLAPLPECFAKSALEELCDAVVHRAG, encoded by the coding sequence GTGACCGTCGTCGGGCCGTTCGGACTGAGCGTGCGGGACCAGGCTCTGGAGACCGATGTCCAGGCCGGACTGGCCGCCGTCGAGGCGGGTCTGCTGGAAGCCACCAAGAGCGAAGTCCCCTTCATCACCGAGGCCGCACAACACCTGGTCCGGGCCGGAGGCAAGCGCTTCCGGCCGCTGCTGGTGATGCTCGCGTCCCGTTTCGGTGATCCCTACGCGCCCGGCATCGTGCCGTCCGCCGTCGTGGTCGAGCTCACGCACCTCGCGACGCTCTACCACGACGACGTCATGGACGAGGCGGACGTCCGCCGCGGGGTGGAGAGCGCCAACGCCCGCTGGGGCAACTCGGTGGCGGTCCTCACGGGTGACTTCCTGTTCGCCCGCGCCTCGCACATCCTGGCCGACCTCGGGCCGGAAGCCGTGCGCATCCAAGCAGAGGCCTTCGAACGGCTGGTGACGGGCCAGATCCTGGAGACGGCCGGTCCGCGCGACGGCCGCGACCCCGTCGCCCACTACCTCGACGTCATCGCCGGCAAGACCGGCTCGCTGATCGCGGTCTCCGGCCGCTTCGGCGCGCTCATGTCCGGCGCCGACGAGTCGGTCGTCGACATCCTGACCCAGTACGGCGAGCGGCTCGGCACCGCCTTCCAGCTCGCCGACGACGTTCTCGACATTGCCTCCGACGCGCACGAGTCCGGCAAGACCCCGGGCACCGACCTGCGCGAGGGCATTCCGACGCTGCCCGTGCTGCGGCTGCGCGAGATGGCGGCCCAGGGCGGCGACCCGGCCGACCTGGAGCTCGTACGACTCCTGGACGGCGACCTGACGGACGACGCCCGCCACGCCGAGGTGCTCACCCGGCTGCGGGCGCACCCCGCCCTGGAGCGGGCCCGCCGCGACACCATCCAGTACGCGGAGGACGCGCGGGCCATGCTGGCGCCGCTGCCGGAGTGCTTCGCCAAGTCGGCGCTCGAAGAGCTCTGCGACGCGGTGGTGCACCGCGCCGGGTAA
- a CDS encoding CocE/NonD family hydrolase, which yields MIIRTDFPYGTTHEDVRIPLPDGVELYARIWRPVTDEPVPALLEYLPYRLTDWTAPRDRQRHPWYAGHGYASVRVDVRGHGCSGGVPGDEYDARELADGVAVVEWLAAQPWCTGSVGMFGISWGGFNSLQIAALAPEPLKAVVTVCSTDDRYDNDVHYMGGSVLAVDMHAWAATMLAFASRPPDPQFVGDDWRRQWLERLEAVEPLVHTWLSHQTRDAYWRHGSVCEDYPAIGAAVLAVGGWHDPYRDTVLRLVEHLPPARVRGLIGPWSHQYPDRGLPPGPAIGFLQETLRWWDHWLKGADNGVMEEPLLRSWISDSHPPATVYKELPGRWVGERSWPSASVIPVPYVFQGAPVAVASPQHTGLDAGRFFPFGNDADLPPDQREEDAKSACFEFPVGREEPVEILGRPSVTLRLRLDVPYGQVVARLCDVAPDGSSTLVTRGALNLSARRGRDRALPWPVGAYEDVAFELNGIGHAFAPGHRIRLAVSSAYWPWIWPRAGSEVGWTLDPAGSALTLPVRAGSAADGGIVFEAPEQAEPLGVVFPATLDEPRPERLVVRDVARGTWRLEVDPRYGGTRVYPDGLEYGEDAEEVYEIQDADALSARARSRWRIRLHRPELGWDARVETRSEISCDEGGFVTSNEVVCREGDEVVFHRTWERRLPRTAG from the coding sequence ATGATCATCCGTACCGACTTCCCGTACGGCACCACCCACGAGGATGTCCGGATCCCACTGCCCGACGGTGTCGAGCTGTACGCGCGGATCTGGCGCCCGGTGACGGACGAGCCGGTTCCGGCCCTGCTGGAGTACCTCCCGTACCGGCTCACCGACTGGACCGCTCCGCGCGACCGGCAGCGCCACCCCTGGTACGCGGGGCACGGCTACGCCTCCGTACGGGTGGACGTGCGCGGGCACGGCTGTAGCGGGGGCGTGCCGGGAGACGAGTACGACGCCCGTGAGCTGGCCGACGGTGTGGCGGTGGTGGAGTGGCTGGCGGCGCAGCCGTGGTGCACGGGGTCAGTGGGGATGTTCGGGATCTCGTGGGGCGGGTTCAACTCCCTCCAGATCGCGGCACTGGCCCCCGAGCCGCTGAAGGCGGTCGTCACCGTCTGCTCGACGGACGACCGGTACGACAACGACGTGCACTACATGGGCGGCTCGGTGCTCGCCGTGGACATGCACGCGTGGGCGGCGACCATGCTGGCCTTCGCCTCCCGGCCGCCGGACCCGCAGTTCGTCGGCGACGACTGGCGCCGGCAGTGGCTGGAGCGGTTGGAGGCGGTGGAACCGCTCGTCCACACCTGGCTCTCCCACCAGACGCGCGACGCCTACTGGCGCCACGGCAGCGTCTGCGAGGACTACCCGGCCATCGGAGCGGCCGTGCTCGCGGTCGGCGGCTGGCACGACCCGTACCGGGACACCGTGCTGAGGCTGGTCGAACACCTGCCGCCCGCCCGCGTGCGGGGCCTGATCGGCCCCTGGTCGCACCAGTACCCGGACCGCGGCCTGCCGCCGGGACCGGCCATCGGCTTCCTGCAGGAGACCCTGCGCTGGTGGGACCACTGGCTGAAGGGCGCGGACAACGGGGTGATGGAGGAACCGCTGCTGCGCAGCTGGATCAGCGACTCGCACCCGCCGGCGACGGTGTACAAGGAGCTCCCGGGCCGCTGGGTCGGCGAGAGGTCCTGGCCGTCGGCGTCCGTCATCCCCGTCCCGTACGTGTTCCAGGGCGCGCCGGTGGCGGTGGCCTCCCCGCAGCACACCGGGCTGGACGCGGGCCGGTTCTTCCCCTTCGGCAACGACGCCGACCTGCCGCCGGACCAGCGGGAGGAGGACGCGAAGTCGGCCTGCTTCGAGTTCCCGGTGGGGCGCGAGGAGCCGGTGGAGATCCTGGGGCGGCCGTCGGTCACCCTGCGGCTGCGGCTCGACGTGCCGTACGGGCAGGTGGTCGCCCGGCTCTGCGACGTGGCCCCGGACGGCTCCTCGACGCTGGTCACGCGGGGCGCGCTGAACCTCTCGGCCCGCCGGGGCCGCGACCGGGCGCTGCCCTGGCCGGTGGGCGCGTACGAGGACGTCGCCTTCGAGCTGAACGGCATCGGCCACGCCTTCGCGCCGGGGCACCGGATCCGGCTCGCCGTGTCCTCCGCGTACTGGCCGTGGATCTGGCCGCGGGCCGGGTCCGAGGTCGGCTGGACCCTGGACCCGGCGGGCAGCGCGCTGACCCTGCCGGTGCGGGCGGGCTCCGCGGCGGACGGCGGGATCGTCTTCGAGGCCCCGGAGCAGGCGGAGCCGCTGGGCGTGGTCTTCCCGGCGACGCTGGACGAACCGCGCCCGGAACGGCTGGTCGTACGGGACGTCGCGCGCGGGACGTGGCGGCTGGAGGTGGACCCGCGGTACGGGGGCACCCGGGTGTACCCGGACGGCCTGGAGTACGGCGAGGACGCGGAGGAGGTGTACGAGATCCAGGACGCGGACGCGCTGTCGGCGCGGGCGCGGTCGCGGTGGCGGATCCGGCTCCACCGGCCGGAACTGGGCTGGGACGCGAGGGTGGAGACCCGGTCGGAGATCTCCTGTGACGAGGGCGGCTTCGTGACGTCGAACGAGGTGGTGTGCCGGGAGGGGGACGAGGTGGTCTTCCACCGGACGTGGGAGCGCCGGCTACCGCGCACGGCGGGCTGA
- a CDS encoding HAD family hydrolase, translating to MTSALPPALPYALIATDLDGTLLQAGDTVSARSYEALATACAAGAQHIIVTGRPVPQVRHVLDRLGYTGLAVCGQGAQVYDAARGCLLRSVSMDRELAEVALGKIEAEVGEVYAAVNQEGLDAEMLIGPGYRMWHPHLPTVRVPRRCDLWSAPINKVLLQHPELDDDELTRVARSVVGHLVNVTMAGEHTVELQPPGIDKASGLARAADVLGVSPSRTIAFGDMPNDIPMFAWAAHGVAMANAHRELVAVADEITLSNEDDGIAVVLERLFG from the coding sequence GTGACTTCCGCCCTTCCTCCGGCCCTTCCCTATGCCTTGATCGCCACAGACCTGGACGGGACTCTGCTGCAAGCCGGGGACACCGTCTCCGCCCGCTCGTACGAGGCGCTCGCGACGGCTTGCGCGGCCGGCGCCCAACACATCATCGTCACCGGACGCCCCGTCCCCCAGGTCCGACACGTCCTGGACCGGCTCGGCTACACGGGGCTCGCGGTGTGCGGGCAGGGCGCGCAGGTGTACGACGCGGCGCGCGGATGCCTGCTGCGCTCCGTGTCCATGGACCGGGAGCTGGCCGAGGTGGCCCTCGGCAAGATCGAGGCGGAGGTCGGCGAGGTCTACGCGGCGGTCAACCAGGAGGGCCTGGACGCGGAGATGCTGATAGGGCCGGGCTACCGGATGTGGCACCCCCACCTGCCGACGGTCCGCGTCCCGCGGCGCTGCGACCTGTGGTCGGCGCCGATCAACAAGGTGCTGCTCCAGCACCCGGAGCTGGACGACGACGAGCTGACACGGGTGGCGCGGTCGGTGGTCGGCCACCTGGTGAACGTCACGATGGCGGGCGAGCACACGGTGGAACTCCAGCCGCCGGGCATCGACAAGGCCAGCGGGCTCGCACGGGCGGCGGACGTCCTTGGCGTCTCCCCGTCCCGGACGATCGCCTTCGGGGACATGCCGAACGACATCCCGATGTTCGCGTGGGCGGCCCACGGGGTGGCGATGGCGAACGCGCACCGCGAGCTCGTGGCCGTCGCCGACGAGATCACCCTCTCGAACGAGGACGACGGCATCGCGGTGGTCCTGGAACGGCTCTTCGGCTGA
- the fahA gene encoding fumarylacetoacetase has product MPQQSPLDVPEGDPFGPHNLPYGVFSTAADDRRRVGVRIGGFVLDAGAAATSLGSPFADLLGRTSLNPLLAAGHTAWRDVRRALTAWVTDPGHRPTVEPHLVPLDEVTLHLPYEVADYVDFYASEHHATNVGKMFRPDGDALTPNWKHLPIGYHGRSGTIVVSGTDVVRPSGQRKAPTDPAPVFGPSVKLDIEAEVGFVVGTPSEMGRPVALGDFEEHVFGLFLLNDWSARDIQAWEYVPLGPFLGKSFATSVSAWVTPLEALDTARVAPPARDFPLQPYLDDADLDRPGGFDLRITVSINGQEVAQPPFATMYWTAAQQLAHMTVNGASLRTGDVFGSGTVSGPEVGQRGSLLELTWNGRDAIELTDGKRTFLEDGDTVTLTAWAPGPDGTRVGLGEVTGRIVGAR; this is encoded by the coding sequence ATGCCCCAGCAGAGCCCCCTCGATGTCCCCGAGGGCGACCCGTTCGGGCCGCACAACCTCCCCTACGGCGTCTTCTCGACCGCCGCGGACGACCGGCGACGGGTCGGCGTGCGCATCGGCGGATTCGTCCTCGACGCGGGGGCGGCCGCGACCTCGCTCGGCTCCCCGTTCGCCGACCTGCTCGGACGGACCTCCCTCAACCCGCTGCTCGCCGCCGGCCACACGGCGTGGCGCGACGTGCGCCGCGCGCTGACCGCCTGGGTGACCGACCCCGGCCACCGCCCCACCGTCGAGCCGCACCTGGTGCCGCTCGACGAGGTCACCCTGCACCTTCCGTACGAGGTCGCCGACTACGTCGACTTCTACGCGAGCGAGCACCACGCCACCAACGTCGGGAAGATGTTCCGCCCGGACGGCGACGCGCTGACGCCCAACTGGAAGCACCTGCCCATCGGCTACCACGGCCGCTCCGGCACGATCGTGGTCTCCGGCACCGACGTCGTGCGCCCGAGCGGCCAGCGCAAGGCGCCCACCGACCCGGCGCCCGTCTTCGGCCCGTCCGTCAAGCTCGACATCGAGGCCGAGGTCGGCTTCGTCGTCGGTACCCCGTCCGAGATGGGCCGCCCGGTGGCGCTGGGCGACTTCGAGGAGCACGTCTTCGGGCTGTTCCTGCTCAACGACTGGTCGGCGCGCGACATCCAGGCCTGGGAGTACGTGCCGCTCGGCCCGTTCCTCGGCAAGTCCTTCGCCACGTCCGTCTCCGCCTGGGTCACCCCGCTGGAGGCCCTCGACACGGCACGCGTCGCCCCGCCCGCCCGGGACTTCCCGCTCCAGCCCTACCTGGACGACGCCGACCTCGACCGCCCCGGCGGCTTCGACCTGCGCATCACCGTCTCCATCAACGGGCAGGAAGTGGCGCAGCCGCCCTTCGCCACCATGTACTGGACGGCCGCCCAGCAGCTCGCCCACATGACCGTCAACGGCGCCTCCCTGCGCACCGGCGACGTCTTCGGCTCCGGCACCGTCAGCGGCCCCGAGGTCGGCCAGCGCGGCTCGCTGCTGGAGCTCACCTGGAACGGCCGCGACGCCATCGAGCTCACCGACGGCAAGCGCACCTTCCTGGAGGACGGGGACACCGTCACCCTCACCGCCTGGGCCCCCGGCCCGGACGGCACGCGCGTCGGCCTCGGCGAGGTCACCGGCCGCATCGTGGGCGCCCGCTAG
- a CDS encoding IS701 family transposase, translated as MTPEEIAAVRGELEDFAAEVFEPFARKDQRRWGRVYLRGLLTDGQRKSVEPMAARLGEDGNRQALAHFITTSPWDPAHVRARLAWSMEKAIRPTVLIFDDTGFLKDGNASACVSRQYTGTAGKVTNCQVGVSLHLASDHASVAVNWRLFQPEAWDPASPKADPAKVARRTACGIPDDTGHVEKWQLALDMLDETRSWGIEVPLAVADAGYGDAAAFRHGLQARGLNYMVGISTTLSAQPGEAVPVTEPYSGNGRPPVAKYPDKPQSVKQLVIAAGRKTAKPVQWREGSRPGTGRSGFKRMYSRFVALRIRPAGREVRHTVEGPELPACWLLAEWPADQGEPVQFWLSDLPADTPLTTLVRLAKLRWRIEHDYREMKQALGLAHFEGRTWNGWHHHVTLVSVAHAFCTLQRLARAPKDMAPA; from the coding sequence GTGACGCCGGAGGAAATTGCAGCTGTACGTGGCGAGTTGGAGGACTTCGCGGCGGAGGTTTTCGAGCCGTTCGCGCGTAAGGATCAGCGTCGGTGGGGGCGGGTTTACCTGCGGGGCCTGCTCACGGACGGGCAGCGCAAGTCGGTCGAGCCGATGGCCGCCCGGCTGGGCGAGGACGGGAACCGTCAGGCCCTGGCCCACTTCATCACCACCAGCCCGTGGGACCCCGCGCATGTGCGGGCCCGGCTGGCCTGGAGCATGGAGAAGGCGATCCGGCCCACCGTGCTGATCTTCGATGACACCGGCTTCCTCAAGGACGGCAATGCCTCGGCGTGTGTCTCGCGGCAGTACACCGGCACTGCGGGCAAGGTCACCAACTGCCAGGTGGGCGTCTCCCTGCACCTGGCCTCGGACCACGCCTCGGTGGCGGTCAACTGGCGGCTGTTCCAGCCCGAGGCCTGGGACCCCGCCTCGCCGAAGGCGGACCCGGCCAAGGTCGCCCGCCGCACCGCCTGCGGCATTCCCGACGACACCGGGCATGTGGAGAAATGGCAGCTGGCCCTGGACATGCTGGATGAGACCCGCTCGTGGGGCATCGAGGTGCCGCTGGCCGTCGCGGACGCCGGATACGGAGACGCGGCGGCATTCCGGCACGGCCTGCAGGCCCGCGGCCTCAACTACATGGTGGGGATCTCCACCACCCTCTCGGCCCAGCCCGGCGAAGCCGTGCCGGTGACCGAGCCCTACTCCGGGAACGGACGGCCACCCGTGGCGAAGTACCCGGACAAGCCGCAGTCGGTGAAACAGCTGGTCATCGCGGCCGGCCGGAAGACGGCGAAGCCAGTGCAATGGCGTGAGGGCTCCCGGCCCGGCACCGGCCGCAGCGGCTTCAAGCGGATGTACTCGCGGTTCGTGGCCTTGCGGATCCGGCCTGCCGGTCGCGAGGTCCGCCACACGGTCGAGGGCCCGGAACTGCCCGCATGCTGGCTGCTGGCCGAGTGGCCGGCCGACCAGGGCGAACCCGTTCAGTTCTGGCTCTCCGACCTGCCCGCCGACACCCCGCTGACCACCCTGGTCCGCCTGGCCAAGCTCCGCTGGCGCATCGAGCACGACTACCGCGAGATGAAACAGGCCCTGGGACTTGCCCACTTCGAGGGACGCACCTGGAACGGATGGCACCACCACGTCACCCTCGTATCCGTCGCCCACGCCTTCTGCACCCTGCAACGACTGGCCAGAGCCCCAAAAGACATGGCGCCGGCCTGA